A window of the Amycolatopsis solani genome harbors these coding sequences:
- a CDS encoding LLM class flavin-dependent oxidoreductase: MPVEFLGIGGTHDGSETHARTGGVFDKEYTLRLARAHEDFGWDRVLFAYGSGSPDPAQAAAYVATKLDKLQILLAHRANVSSPTFAAKTFATLDQISDGRLTVHFITGGNDHEQQREGDYLTKDERYGRTREAIRIIKQAWTSDEPFDFEGQYYRFADYVSDVKPVQQPRPGVSFGGSSPAAYAAGGAEADIYCLWGEPLAQTAEQIGSVKAAALAAGRTDVPRIQVAFRPIIAPTEELAWEKAYATVGAIKDRTKGGQPLTRRHKLTEPENTGSQRLLEIAANGERFDRALWTPTAAATGGAGNSNALVGTPETVAQALLDYYDLGVEILSARGYDMLGDTIDFGRYVIPIVREEVAKRDAARAAIAARTPREDALTVDG, from the coding sequence ATGCCGGTCGAATTCCTGGGCATCGGGGGCACGCACGACGGGTCCGAAACGCACGCACGCACCGGCGGGGTGTTCGACAAGGAGTACACGCTGCGCCTGGCCCGCGCGCACGAAGACTTCGGCTGGGACCGGGTGCTGTTCGCCTACGGTTCGGGCTCGCCGGACCCCGCGCAGGCGGCGGCGTACGTGGCCACGAAGCTCGACAAGCTGCAGATCCTGCTCGCCCACCGCGCCAACGTCTCGTCCCCGACGTTCGCCGCGAAGACGTTCGCCACGCTCGACCAGATCTCCGACGGCCGCCTCACGGTCCACTTCATCACCGGCGGCAACGACCACGAGCAGCAGCGCGAAGGCGACTACCTGACCAAGGACGAGCGCTACGGGCGCACCCGCGAGGCCATCCGGATCATCAAGCAGGCCTGGACGTCCGACGAGCCCTTCGACTTCGAGGGGCAGTACTACCGCTTCGCGGACTACGTCAGCGACGTCAAGCCGGTCCAGCAGCCCCGGCCCGGCGTGTCCTTCGGCGGGTCGTCGCCGGCCGCGTACGCCGCGGGGGGCGCCGAAGCGGACATCTACTGCCTCTGGGGCGAGCCGCTGGCCCAGACCGCGGAGCAGATCGGGTCGGTCAAGGCCGCCGCACTGGCCGCCGGCCGCACCGACGTGCCGCGGATCCAGGTCGCGTTCCGGCCGATCATCGCGCCGACCGAGGAACTGGCCTGGGAAAAGGCGTACGCGACGGTGGGCGCGATCAAGGACCGCACGAAGGGAGGGCAGCCGTTGACCCGCCGGCACAAGCTCACCGAGCCCGAGAACACCGGCTCGCAGCGGCTGCTGGAGATCGCGGCGAACGGCGAGCGCTTCGACCGCGCGCTGTGGACCCCGACGGCGGCCGCGACCGGCGGCGCGGGCAACTCGAACGCGCTGGTCGGAACGCCGGAGACGGTCGCTCAGGCGCTGCTCGACTACTACGACCTCGGCGTGGAGATCCTGTCCGCCCGCGGCTACGACATGCTCGGCGACACGATCGACTTCGGCCGCTACGTGATCCCGATCGTCCGCGAGGAGGTCGCCAAGCGCGACGCGGCCCGCGCGGCGATCGCGGCCCGCACCCCGCGCGAGGACGCCCTCACCGTCGACGGCTGA
- a CDS encoding ABC transporter substrate-binding protein — protein MSLLLRARNAAALLTLPVLLTACAAAGTEQAADAGPPKAGGVLRLGISSAPDCLDPQQVATNASINVARQLVDSLTDQDPKTGEIKPWLAEKWESNADSTAFTFHLRSGATFSDGSPVDAAAVKTSFDGIKALSTKAQLGYGYLAAYKGSSVVDPQTVRLDFSAPSAQFLQASSTVSLGVLAPAAFKKTPEQRCQGNGLIGSGPFVFESLKQNQEIVLAKRKGYGWGSSLFKHQGEAYLDKIDYKIVPEPGVRTGSLASGQLDAATDIQPVDEPQFKGNGFSENIRPNPGVVFNLHANTTRGVLADEKVRQAVLKGVDRTEVVNTVLTPNYKAATSILGSATPLVSDLSQQLAYDQKGAAALLDGDGWVPGADGIRTKNGQRLSAAVVFSPVFNQNRSALELIQQQLRKIGFDLKIEQHTTAETTQIQLSGNYDFLWYNVTRADPDILRSQFSTKAGNRSKLTPGNPLDAALDAQSSTVDTAKRKPSADEAQKLIIEHAYAVPVFELTQVVALSSKAHAVDFEASSRLQLFDAWLS, from the coding sequence GTGTCCCTGCTTCTCCGCGCCCGCAACGCCGCGGCCCTGCTCACCCTGCCCGTGCTCCTGACCGCCTGCGCCGCCGCCGGCACCGAGCAAGCCGCCGACGCCGGCCCGCCGAAGGCCGGTGGCGTTCTCCGGCTCGGCATCTCGTCCGCGCCCGACTGCCTCGACCCGCAGCAGGTCGCCACGAACGCGTCCATCAACGTCGCGCGTCAGCTCGTCGACTCGCTCACCGACCAGGACCCGAAGACCGGCGAGATCAAGCCGTGGCTCGCCGAGAAGTGGGAGAGCAACGCCGATTCGACGGCGTTCACCTTCCACCTGCGGTCCGGCGCGACGTTCTCCGACGGCAGCCCGGTCGACGCCGCCGCGGTGAAGACGAGCTTCGACGGCATCAAGGCCCTCAGCACGAAAGCCCAGCTCGGTTACGGCTACCTCGCCGCGTACAAGGGTTCCAGCGTGGTCGACCCGCAGACCGTCCGCCTCGATTTTTCCGCGCCCAGCGCCCAGTTCCTGCAGGCCAGCTCGACGGTGTCGCTCGGCGTCCTCGCGCCCGCCGCGTTCAAGAAGACGCCGGAGCAGCGCTGCCAGGGCAACGGCCTCATCGGCTCCGGGCCGTTCGTCTTCGAAAGCCTGAAGCAGAACCAGGAGATCGTCCTGGCCAAGCGCAAGGGGTACGGCTGGGGCTCGTCGCTGTTCAAGCACCAGGGCGAGGCCTACCTCGACAAGATCGACTACAAGATCGTGCCCGAGCCCGGCGTCCGCACGGGCAGCCTCGCCTCCGGCCAGCTCGACGCCGCCACCGACATCCAGCCGGTCGACGAGCCCCAGTTCAAGGGCAACGGCTTCAGCGAGAACATCCGCCCCAACCCCGGGGTCGTGTTCAACTTGCACGCCAACACCACCCGCGGGGTGCTCGCCGACGAGAAGGTGCGCCAGGCCGTGCTCAAGGGCGTCGACCGCACCGAGGTCGTGAACACCGTGCTGACGCCGAACTACAAGGCCGCCACGAGCATCCTCGGCTCGGCGACGCCGCTGGTCAGTGACCTTTCGCAGCAGCTCGCGTACGACCAGAAGGGCGCGGCGGCGCTCCTCGACGGCGACGGCTGGGTGCCCGGCGCGGACGGGATCCGCACCAAGAACGGGCAGCGGCTGAGCGCGGCCGTGGTGTTCTCGCCGGTGTTCAACCAGAACCGCAGCGCGCTGGAGCTGATCCAGCAGCAGCTGCGCAAGATCGGCTTCGACCTGAAGATCGAGCAGCACACCACCGCCGAAACCACGCAGATCCAGCTGTCCGGGAACTACGACTTCCTCTGGTACAACGTCACCCGGGCCGACCCGGACATCCTGCGCAGCCAGTTCTCCACCAAGGCGGGCAACCGGAGCAAGCTGACGCCGGGCAACCCGCTGGACGCCGCCCTGGACGCCCAGTCGTCCACTGTGGACACGGCGAAGCGCAAGCCCTCGGCCGACGAGGCCCAGAAGCTGATCATCGAGCACGCGTACGCGGTTCCGGTGTTCGAGCTGACGCAGGTGGTCGCGCTGAGCTCGAAGGCGCACGCCGTCGACTTCGAAGCGTCGTCACGGCTGCAGCTCTTCGACGCGTGGCTCTCGTGA
- a CDS encoding HNH endonuclease family protein, translating into MPTRRAVRHSFTILAATAVLSGTLVSVAEATPPGIPSATTAKSELASLTVKADGSQTGYSRDKFPHWIDQGNSCNTREVVLKRDGTNVVTGSDCAATSGSWKSPYDGATWTAASDVDIDHVVPLADAWRTGASSWTTAQRQAYANDLTDPQLIAVTDNVNQEKGDKSPDQWKPPLTSYWCTYAKMWVAVKYKFKLTINTAEKSALTDMLGRC; encoded by the coding sequence ATGCCAACCAGGCGTGCTGTTCGTCATTCATTCACCATTCTCGCGGCCACCGCCGTGCTCTCCGGGACGCTGGTCAGCGTCGCGGAGGCCACCCCGCCGGGCATCCCGTCGGCGACCACGGCGAAGTCCGAGCTCGCGTCCCTCACGGTCAAGGCCGACGGTTCGCAGACCGGCTACAGCCGGGACAAGTTTCCGCACTGGATCGACCAGGGCAACAGCTGCAACACCCGCGAAGTGGTGCTGAAGCGCGACGGCACGAACGTGGTCACCGGCTCCGACTGCGCCGCGACGTCCGGCAGCTGGAAGAGCCCGTACGACGGCGCGACCTGGACCGCGGCGTCCGATGTGGACATCGACCACGTCGTGCCGCTGGCCGACGCGTGGCGCACGGGTGCGTCTTCGTGGACGACCGCGCAGCGCCAGGCGTACGCGAACGACCTCACCGACCCGCAGCTGATCGCCGTGACGGACAACGTCAACCAGGAGAAGGGCGACAAGTCGCCCGACCAGTGGAAGCCGCCGCTCACGAGCTACTGGTGCACCTACGCGAAGATGTGGGTCGCGGTGAAGTACAAGTTCAAGCTGACGATCAACACGGCCGAGAAGAGCGCCCTCACCGACATGCTGGGCCGCTGCTGA
- a CDS encoding FAD/NAD(P)-binding protein has product MADSPPFTLAVVGAGPRGVGVLERLGANAAELLGGRRLEVHLIDPFPPGPGRVWRYDQSPLLRMNSMPEDVTMYTDESVKMTGPVRPGPTLLDWARQVRDGGLDAEVPPDVVAELTALDPFDFPTRRLQSAYLTWVYRTVVEGLPDGVDVVEHAARAVGVDGYTVSLSDGTALRADAVVFTVGHLDAEPDDRERELVSFAARHGLAYYPAGYTADVDYAAIPPGETVLVRGFGLAFVDLMLLLTEGRGGRFEELACGGLRYHPSGAEPILHVGSRRGVPYHAKIGYRPRGKPALLPRFFDAYAIDALAGTPGALDFRTDVWPLIAKELAWGYYSELFTGHPDRVRLDFVVFADAFADLAWDSPGMHDLVARAVPAEADRLDLDRIDRPMAGRVFGTAEEFGKELREYIEGDLARRADQEFSADLGAFTALLSVYSQLPALVQKGRLDAASQVSDMDGWFHGFFSYYASGPPPRRLEELLALHDAGIVSFAGADMTVTAAGGTFVSVSASFPGTVEARTLVEARLPGPSVTRAADGLLRQLRDAGELAEETVADPVTGARLPSGRIHTRVSDSRLLDGAGQPHPHRFAVGPHTSARSAAAFTRPRTNALSFRQNDSVAREILALVNPPS; this is encoded by the coding sequence GTGGCCGATTCTCCGCCGTTCACCCTCGCCGTCGTGGGCGCCGGACCCCGTGGGGTCGGCGTCCTCGAACGGCTCGGCGCCAACGCCGCGGAGCTGCTCGGCGGACGGCGGCTCGAGGTGCACCTGATCGACCCCTTCCCGCCCGGCCCCGGCCGCGTGTGGCGCTACGACCAGTCACCGCTCCTGCGCATGAACTCCATGCCCGAGGACGTCACGATGTACACCGACGAATCGGTGAAGATGACCGGCCCGGTCCGCCCCGGCCCGACGCTGCTCGACTGGGCGCGCCAGGTCCGCGACGGTGGTCTGGACGCCGAGGTCCCGCCCGACGTCGTCGCCGAACTCACCGCGCTCGACCCCTTCGACTTCCCCACCCGGCGCCTGCAGAGCGCCTACCTGACCTGGGTCTACCGGACGGTCGTCGAAGGCCTCCCCGACGGCGTCGACGTCGTCGAGCACGCCGCGCGGGCGGTCGGGGTGGACGGTTACACCGTCAGCCTGTCCGACGGGACGGCGCTGCGGGCGGACGCCGTCGTGTTCACCGTCGGGCACCTCGACGCGGAGCCGGACGACCGCGAGCGCGAGCTGGTGTCGTTCGCCGCGCGGCACGGGCTGGCCTACTACCCGGCCGGCTACACCGCCGACGTCGACTACGCCGCCATCCCGCCCGGTGAAACCGTGCTGGTGCGCGGGTTCGGGCTGGCGTTCGTCGACCTGATGCTGCTGCTCACCGAGGGGCGCGGCGGCCGCTTCGAAGAGCTGGCCTGCGGCGGTCTCCGCTACCACCCGAGCGGCGCCGAGCCGATCCTGCACGTCGGCTCGCGGCGCGGTGTCCCGTACCACGCGAAGATCGGCTACCGGCCGCGCGGGAAACCGGCGCTGCTGCCCAGGTTCTTCGACGCCTACGCCATCGACGCGCTGGCCGGCACCCCCGGCGCGCTGGACTTCCGCACCGACGTCTGGCCGCTGATCGCGAAGGAACTGGCCTGGGGCTACTACAGCGAGCTGTTCACCGGCCACCCGGACCGCGTGCGCCTGGACTTCGTGGTGTTCGCCGACGCTTTCGCCGACCTGGCCTGGGATTCGCCGGGTATGCACGACCTCGTCGCGCGGGCCGTACCCGCCGAGGCGGACCGGCTCGACCTGGACCGCATCGACCGGCCGATGGCGGGCCGCGTGTTCGGCACGGCGGAGGAGTTCGGCAAAGAGCTGCGCGAATACATCGAGGGTGACCTCGCTCGCCGCGCGGATCAGGAGTTCAGCGCCGACCTCGGCGCCTTCACGGCGTTGCTCTCGGTGTACAGCCAGCTGCCCGCGTTGGTCCAAAAAGGACGGCTGGACGCGGCCTCCCAGGTGTCCGACATGGACGGCTGGTTCCACGGGTTCTTCTCCTACTACGCAAGCGGTCCGCCGCCGCGCCGCCTGGAGGAACTGCTGGCGCTGCACGACGCGGGGATCGTTTCGTTCGCGGGCGCGGACATGACGGTGACGGCGGCGGGCGGCACGTTCGTCTCGGTGAGCGCGAGCTTCCCGGGCACCGTCGAGGCCCGGACGCTCGTCGAGGCACGGCTGCCGGGTCCGAGCGTGACCCGCGCGGCCGACGGCCTGCTCCGCCAGCTGCGCGACGCGGGCGAACTGGCCGAAGAAACGGTGGCGGACCCGGTCACCGGCGCGCGCCTGCCGTCCGGTCGCATCCACACGCGCGTCTCGGATTCCCGCCTGCTCGACGGCGCCGGGCAGCCCCACCCGCACCGCTTCGCCGTGGGCCCGCACACGAGCGCCCGCTCGGCGGCGGCGTTCACGCGGCCGCGGACGAACGCCTTGTCCTTCCGCCAGAACGATTCCGTCGCACGCGAAATCCTGGCGCTGGTCAACCCGCCCAGCTGA
- a CDS encoding ABC transporter ATP-binding protein, with protein MTLLRIADLAVSYRKVPAVRDVGLHVDAGEVVAVVGESGSGKSTTAHAAIGLLPRGGRVDGGSITFDGRDLLALSDKQWRGVRGREIALVPQDPAVSLNPVHRIGDQVAEVLKIHGLADRRTASLEAISLLERAGVPDPAVRARQYPHQLSGGLRQRVLIASALAGRPKLIIADEPTSALDVTVQRRILDHLTSLAAESGTAILLITHDLGVAADRASRIVVLSDGSVVEEGSSVVSTPTHPYTRQLIAAAPSLSSPSRPPAPAAEPLVSVRDLAKTFDGGIRAVDGVSFDIPRGQTLALVGESGSGKSTTARMVLRLETPSAGSISFDGADITSLAGQELRRLRRRMQIVYQNPYASLNPKFSIEDVVAEPLRAFGLPRTSVPSLLDQVALPASVARRKPAELSGGQRQRVAIARALALRPDLVVCDEPVSALDVSVQAQILELLAELQSSLGLSYLFISHDLAVVRQLADQVGVMRVGALVELGPAARVLEAPEAEYTKELLAAIPGRSAQEVG; from the coding sequence ATGACCCTGCTGCGGATTGCGGACCTGGCGGTGTCGTACCGGAAGGTGCCGGCCGTCCGCGACGTCGGCCTGCATGTCGACGCGGGCGAAGTGGTCGCCGTCGTCGGCGAGTCGGGCTCGGGCAAGTCGACCACGGCCCACGCGGCCATCGGCCTGCTGCCCCGCGGCGGCCGCGTCGACGGCGGCTCGATCACCTTCGACGGCCGCGACCTGCTCGCGCTGTCGGACAAGCAGTGGCGCGGGGTGCGCGGCCGCGAGATCGCGCTGGTGCCGCAGGACCCGGCGGTGTCGCTGAATCCGGTGCACCGCATCGGCGACCAGGTCGCGGAGGTGCTGAAGATCCACGGCCTGGCGGACCGGCGCACCGCTTCCCTGGAGGCGATTTCCCTGCTGGAGCGCGCCGGCGTCCCCGACCCCGCGGTGCGGGCGCGCCAGTACCCGCACCAGCTGTCGGGCGGCTTGCGGCAGCGGGTGCTGATCGCGTCGGCGCTGGCCGGGCGGCCGAAGCTGATCATCGCGGACGAGCCGACGTCGGCGCTGGACGTCACGGTCCAGCGCCGGATCCTCGACCACCTCACTTCGCTGGCGGCGGAGTCCGGGACGGCGATCCTGCTGATCACGCACGACCTCGGCGTCGCGGCCGACCGCGCGTCGCGGATCGTGGTGCTGTCCGACGGTTCGGTGGTCGAGGAGGGTTCGTCGGTGGTCAGCACGCCGACGCACCCGTACACGCGGCAGCTGATCGCGGCGGCGCCGAGCTTGTCCAGCCCTTCGCGCCCACCGGCTCCCGCTGCCGAGCCGCTGGTTTCAGTGCGAGACCTCGCGAAGACGTTCGACGGCGGCATCCGCGCGGTCGACGGCGTTTCGTTCGACATCCCGCGCGGCCAGACCCTGGCCCTGGTGGGCGAATCGGGCTCGGGCAAGTCGACGACCGCGCGCATGGTGCTGCGCTTGGAGACCCCGTCCGCGGGCTCGATCTCCTTCGACGGCGCCGACATCACGTCGCTCGCGGGCCAGGAACTGCGCCGGCTGCGGCGGCGGATGCAGATCGTGTACCAGAACCCGTACGCGTCCCTGAACCCGAAGTTCTCTATCGAGGACGTCGTGGCGGAGCCGCTGCGGGCGTTCGGTCTCCCGCGCACTTCGGTGCCCTCGCTGCTCGACCAGGTGGCGCTGCCGGCCTCGGTGGCCCGCCGCAAGCCGGCCGAGCTGTCGGGCGGCCAGCGCCAGCGGGTGGCGATCGCCCGTGCGCTGGCCCTGCGCCCGGACCTGGTGGTGTGCGACGAACCGGTGTCGGCCCTGGACGTGTCGGTGCAGGCCCAGATCCTGGAGCTGCTGGCGGAACTGCAGTCTTCGCTGGGGTTGTCGTACCTGTTCATCTCGCACGACCTGGCGGTGGTCCGGCAGCTGGCGGACCAGGTGGGCGTGATGCGGGTGGGGGCGCTGGTGGAGCTGGGCCCGGCCGCGCGGGTGCTGGAGGCCCCGGAGGCGGAGTACACGAAGGAGCTGCTGGCGGCGATACCCGGGCGTTCGGCGCAGGAAGTGGGCTGA
- a CDS encoding glycosyltransferase, which yields MRILFTCRPAYGHLFPLLPLANAAAAAGHEVVFGTGEAFVPKVRDLGFEVHRAGIAISEAEAEAKKRHGEDAGFLDVGITMFAELLPQSLLDDLTPLLPRLRPDLVVYEMSDVGTAIAARRAGVPAVSVVIGRSMPPEVLAIAADRLRPLWGTLPADALLGDACVDVWPDRLRDPGTAGVPKVFRMRPTPYDPDVPLPPLPAGGFVYLTLGTVVFGATDVLRGTIAALSRLDVDVLVALGPGDPAALGPLPDRVRATGFVPQAQVLAHAGLVVHHGGTGTVLASLAAGLPQLVLPQGADQFANAESLEALGAAKALVGDAVRLPAIEAAVRTLLDDPKPREIALAVAAEIAEMPPPEQVLGEIVSWAG from the coding sequence GTGCGGATCCTCTTCACGTGCCGCCCGGCGTACGGCCACCTGTTCCCCTTGCTGCCCTTGGCGAACGCGGCCGCGGCCGCCGGCCACGAAGTCGTCTTCGGCACCGGTGAAGCGTTCGTGCCGAAGGTGCGCGACCTCGGTTTCGAGGTCCACCGCGCGGGCATCGCCATCAGCGAAGCCGAAGCCGAGGCGAAGAAGCGCCACGGCGAGGACGCGGGTTTCCTCGACGTCGGCATCACGATGTTCGCCGAGCTGCTGCCGCAGTCCCTGCTCGACGACCTGACGCCGCTGCTCCCGCGGCTGCGCCCCGACCTCGTGGTCTACGAAATGAGCGACGTCGGCACCGCGATCGCCGCGCGCCGGGCGGGCGTCCCCGCCGTCTCGGTCGTGATCGGGCGGTCCATGCCGCCGGAGGTGCTGGCGATCGCCGCCGATCGGCTGCGGCCGCTCTGGGGGACGCTGCCCGCGGACGCGCTGCTCGGCGACGCCTGCGTCGACGTCTGGCCCGACCGCCTCCGCGACCCGGGCACCGCGGGCGTGCCGAAGGTGTTCCGGATGCGCCCGACGCCGTACGACCCGGACGTCCCGCTGCCGCCGCTCCCGGCCGGCGGCTTCGTCTACCTCACGCTGGGCACCGTCGTCTTCGGCGCGACCGACGTGCTGCGCGGGACGATCGCCGCGCTGTCGCGGCTCGACGTCGACGTGCTGGTGGCCCTCGGTCCCGGCGACCCGGCCGCGCTGGGTCCGCTGCCGGATCGGGTGCGGGCCACCGGGTTCGTGCCGCAGGCGCAGGTCCTCGCGCACGCGGGCCTGGTCGTCCACCACGGCGGCACCGGCACGGTGCTCGCCTCGCTCGCCGCCGGCCTGCCGCAGCTGGTGCTGCCCCAGGGCGCCGACCAGTTCGCCAACGCGGAAAGCCTCGAAGCGCTCGGCGCGGCGAAGGCGCTGGTGGGCGACGCGGTCCGGCTTCCCGCGATCGAAGCCGCGGTCCGGACCCTGCTCGACGACCCGAAGCCACGCGAGATCGCCTTGGCCGTCGCGGCCGAGATCGCGGAAATGCCGCCGCCCGAACAGGTTCTCGGCGAGATCGTCAGCTGGGCGGGTTGA
- a CDS encoding ABC transporter permease: protein MKAPPGLVLAVVVLAFVLLAAFVPGLLTGYDPIAGVPAERLQGPSLHHVFGTDETGRDVYARVIHGASLSLRATAIAVLVALVAGSALGLLAGFRGGWADTAIMRVVDVFLAIPPILLSLALVTALGFGTTNVAIAVGIANLASFARVMRAEVLRVRNGVFVEAARASGVRWSGVLLRHVLPNAAGPVLALATLTLGTAVLEVSALSFLGFGATPPTPEWGSLVAGGRSFLATAWWMTTFPGLTVAAVVLAANRLSRALDGGDR from the coding sequence GTGAAAGCTCCGCCCGGGCTGGTGCTCGCGGTGGTCGTGCTCGCGTTCGTGCTGCTCGCGGCCTTCGTGCCGGGGCTGCTGACCGGCTACGACCCGATCGCCGGCGTCCCGGCCGAACGGCTGCAGGGGCCGTCGTTGCACCACGTGTTCGGCACCGACGAAACCGGCCGTGACGTCTACGCGCGCGTGATCCACGGGGCGTCGCTCTCGCTGCGAGCGACGGCGATCGCCGTGCTCGTGGCACTGGTGGCGGGCTCCGCGCTCGGCCTGCTGGCCGGGTTCCGCGGTGGCTGGGCGGACACCGCGATCATGCGGGTCGTCGACGTCTTCCTCGCCATCCCGCCGATCCTGCTGTCGCTCGCCCTGGTCACGGCGCTGGGCTTCGGCACGACGAACGTCGCGATCGCCGTCGGCATCGCGAACCTGGCGTCCTTCGCGCGGGTCATGCGCGCGGAGGTGCTCCGCGTGCGCAACGGCGTGTTCGTCGAAGCCGCGCGGGCTTCCGGGGTGCGCTGGTCGGGCGTGCTGCTGCGGCACGTCCTGCCGAACGCGGCGGGCCCGGTGCTCGCGCTGGCGACCTTGACGCTGGGCACCGCGGTGCTCGAGGTGTCGGCGCTGAGCTTCCTCGGTTTCGGCGCGACCCCGCCGACGCCGGAGTGGGGCTCGCTGGTCGCGGGCGGCCGCAGTTTCCTGGCCACGGCCTGGTGGATGACGACGTTCCCGGGCCTGACGGTGGCGGCGGTCGTCCTCGCCGCGAACCGGCTGTCCCGCGCGCTGGACGGAGGAGACCGATGA
- a CDS encoding glycosyl hydrolase family 18 protein, producing MRRIGVAFVALVLMISGAVPASAAAGRRVVVYYQTIYNGSAYVSPLTLQGTGVTDVVVGAIHLDANSVVHLNDDPPDAAKFTRMWQDLATLKNSGVHVLAFVGGAAAGSFQRLETQFDTYYPLLRNLIRTYSLSGIDLDVEEHMSNAALNKVIDALRADFGSSFLVTLAPVATELSGGGGLSGLNYDTLYRERGAQISWFNAQFYCGWGSLSSTSGYDNIIRRGVVPASKVVAGTVTNPANCSGYVAMSTLQSTVRSLISKYSDFGGVDGWEYFNSLPGGTSAPQQWVQQIAPVVKG from the coding sequence ATGCGGAGGATCGGTGTGGCCTTCGTGGCCTTGGTGCTGATGATTTCGGGTGCGGTGCCGGCTTCGGCCGCCGCCGGGCGCAGGGTTGTCGTCTACTACCAGACCATCTACAACGGCTCGGCCTACGTCTCACCGCTCACGTTGCAGGGCACCGGTGTCACCGACGTCGTCGTCGGCGCGATCCACCTCGACGCCAACAGCGTCGTGCACCTCAACGACGATCCGCCGGACGCCGCCAAGTTCACCCGGATGTGGCAGGACCTCGCCACCCTCAAGAACAGCGGCGTGCACGTCCTCGCGTTCGTCGGCGGGGCCGCCGCGGGGAGTTTCCAGCGGCTCGAAACGCAGTTCGACACCTACTACCCCCTGCTGCGCAACCTGATCCGGACGTACTCGCTCTCCGGCATCGACCTCGACGTCGAAGAGCACATGTCGAACGCCGCGCTCAACAAGGTCATCGACGCGCTGCGGGCCGACTTCGGCAGCTCGTTCCTCGTCACGCTGGCGCCGGTCGCGACCGAGCTCAGCGGTGGGGGCGGCCTCTCCGGGCTGAACTACGACACGCTCTACCGCGAGCGCGGAGCGCAGATCTCCTGGTTCAACGCCCAGTTCTACTGCGGCTGGGGCTCGCTGAGCAGCACCTCCGGCTACGACAACATCATCCGCCGCGGCGTGGTGCCGGCGAGCAAGGTCGTCGCCGGGACCGTCACCAACCCCGCCAACTGCAGTGGTTACGTCGCCATGTCGACCCTGCAGTCGACCGTCCGGAGCCTGATCTCGAAGTACTCCGACTTCGGCGGCGTCGACGGCTGGGAGTACTTCAACTCCCTGCCCGGCGGCACGTCCGCGCCACAGCAGTGGGTGCAGCAAATCGCTCCGGTGGTCAAGGGCTGA
- a CDS encoding ABC transporter permease, whose product MRRYLLRRVGQAVFVLWAAFTLSFLILYLLPGDAVSAKLAGGEAGASMTPEQVAAARAEYGLDSSLPVQYLNRLVAALHGDFGRSVATGDDATHMVVTALPPTLAVTGLALVFAVLFGGGTALLGTFTRFRWLRQALLSLPSLAISLPPFWVGLLLIQFFSFRLRLLPALGTQGFAALLLPAITLALPTGAIIGQVLAKSLATQQEEPYAEIAAAKGASRWRVHFGHLLRNAAVPTLTVAGVVAGNLVAGSVITETVFSRDGVGRITASAVTAQDVPVVQAVIVLAALVFVVLNLVVDLLYPLLDPRIARTPEVARG is encoded by the coding sequence GTGAGGCGGTACCTCCTCCGCCGCGTCGGGCAGGCGGTGTTCGTGCTGTGGGCGGCGTTCACGCTGTCGTTCCTGATCCTCTACCTGCTGCCGGGTGACGCCGTTTCGGCGAAGCTCGCCGGCGGGGAGGCCGGGGCGTCGATGACGCCGGAGCAGGTCGCCGCCGCCCGCGCGGAGTACGGCCTCGACTCGTCCTTGCCGGTGCAGTACCTGAACCGCCTGGTCGCGGCGCTGCACGGCGACTTCGGGCGCAGCGTCGCGACCGGTGACGACGCCACGCACATGGTCGTCACGGCGCTGCCACCGACGCTCGCGGTGACCGGGCTGGCGCTCGTGTTCGCGGTGCTGTTCGGCGGCGGCACGGCGCTCCTCGGCACGTTCACGCGGTTCCGCTGGCTGCGGCAGGCGCTGCTGTCGTTGCCGTCGCTGGCGATCTCGCTGCCGCCGTTCTGGGTGGGACTGCTGCTGATCCAGTTCTTCTCGTTCCGCCTGCGGCTGCTGCCCGCGCTGGGCACGCAGGGCTTCGCCGCGCTGCTCCTGCCGGCGATCACCCTGGCCCTGCCGACCGGCGCGATCATCGGCCAGGTGCTGGCGAAGAGCCTGGCCACGCAACAGGAAGAGCCGTACGCCGAGATCGCGGCGGCCAAGGGCGCGAGCCGCTGGCGCGTCCACTTCGGACACCTGCTGCGCAACGCGGCCGTGCCGACACTGACCGTCGCCGGGGTCGTCGCGGGCAACCTGGTCGCGGGTTCGGTGATCACCGAGACGGTGTTCTCGCGCGACGGCGTCGGCCGGATCACCGCGTCCGCCGTCACCGCGCAGGACGTGCCGGTGGTGCAGGCGGTGATCGTACTGGCCGCGCTGGTGTTCGTGGTGCTCAACCTGGTCGTCGACCTGCTCTACCCGCTGCTCGACCCCCGCATCGCCCGGACGCCGGAGGTGGCCCGTGGTTGA